The nucleotide sequence AGAGGCCTTCGGCACGCTATACCTGCTGCCAAGAGGAGGACACAACAGATCATATCCTCGCTAGATGCGTTTATGCGAGGCAAATCTGGAATGGTTGCTTCCAGTCTCTACAAATCAACATCCAAACTCCAAGCCCCAAGGACACATTCATGGAGTGGTGGGACAAGGTTCGGAAGTCCTTCCAAGGAAAATTCAAGAGAGGTTTTGACTCGCTCGTTATCTTGATCGTGTGGCATCTATGAAAGCAAAGGAACGCAAGAGTGTTCAACCGGAATGATCAAGTGCGCTGGGACACTAACCTTGTCTAGCTCATCCACGAGGAGATCAAACTTTGGAAGAAGGCGGGTATAGGAGTTGAGGGTTTAGATAGATTTGTGAGAGGGTAGTCTTATGTTTTTTTGTTGGAGCCGGAGCTTCCGTGTAGGCATTCTCTTCATAACTTCCCCCTTCTATAAAAATACGGTACAccattggcgtactctcgaaaaaaataaATCCTCCTATCCATCAGAATCGTGGTCTCGGATCCGGTCAAGGATAGCCATCCAGTCACCCCGACAGAAGGAGCGGTAATCGCGGCCATTTTGCTTAACAAATTTCCATGAGCAATGCTACAGTTAGGTGGTTTTTACAGGAGTTTACGGGTTGGGCTGAGGTGGGTTGTTTTGATTGAGTAATTAGGATGAAGTGGGGCTCACTCTGAAAGTATGTACATAAGTTTCGTAACAGATGGTTACtcaaaaaattctcaaaaaaaaagatgGTTACTCAAAAAAAAGTTTCGTAACAGATTTTACGTAGATGTAGGAAAGCTCGGGGGATTAGTGAGGAAGAAGGGCAGTCTCTTGATCCCATTAAAAGTCCCCCGTATGTCTAGCATTTTTTAATTTCCATAATTATGAGCTAGCGTAATCTCCTTGTGAGAAGTTGACCGACAAGGGAAAAGCTGAAACATCCATGTATCTCGTGTGTGCCACGCCCAAGCATTATTCCACAGCAACAAGCCGCCAGACTCCCACCAGTTTCAGAACAACCACGTAACTCACACTAATACACTCCTCATGCGGGAGTGGTTATTTTTGCACCAAACTAATCAGGCACATCTGTTTTGCTTTGTGTGAGAAGTAACTAAACCATCGTCTCCCCGGCCGTGGTAGCGCCATGGACCGCGGGCGCCTTGTCGCCGTTCTGCTAGCAAGCATCCTGCACTCGGCCGTCGTCGCCGCCGAGGACCGGCACGTTTTCCTGAACTGGGAGGTGTCCTACTCCGTGCGATCCCCGCTGGGCGTCTCCAAGAGGGTGATCGCCATCAACGGCCGGCTCCCCGGGCCGCTGCTCAACCTCACCACCAACGACGTCGCCCACGTCAACGTCGTCAACACCCTAGACGAGCCTTTCCTCCTCACATGGTACGCGCACGTGCGTGCGCCTCAGTAGCTCTCATGGCTAGACGCGATCTTCTGCAGCTCAAGTATTTGTGTGCAGGAACGGTCTGCATATGAGGAGAAACTCGTGGAACGACGGTGTGGCGGGCACGAACTGCGCGATCCAGCCCGGGGCGAACTGGACCTACGTGTTCCAGGCCAAGGACGAGATTGGCAGCTTCTTCTACCGGCCGTCCCTGGGGCTGCACGCCGCTGCCGGCGGCCATGGCCCCATCCGCGTCAACAACCGCCCGGTCATCGACGTCCCGTTCCCCCATCCCGACGGCGAGTTCGACGTCCTCATAGGGGACTGGTACAACATGGACGCAAAGGTTACACCAGGACGTGTACTCTCCATCCAAGTTAACTGTTCTCGTCTAGTTCAGTACATAATTCGATTGTAATCCGTGTGGTTTGGTCGGAGCAGGAAATGAAAGAGCGCCTGGACAGAGGCCGTGAACTGCCGCCGCCGAACGGCATCTTGGTCAACGGCTTGGGCCCTTACGAGGCAGAGGTGACGTTCAAGGTAGGGCGCACGTACCGGCTTCGCGTGTCGAACGTGGGCGCGAGGACGTCGCTCAACTTCCGGCTCCAGGGCCACAAGCTGCTGCTGGTGGAGGTGGAGGGCACCTACACCCTGCAGAAGCACTACGCCTCGCTGGATGTCCACCCCGGCCAATCCGTCTCGGTCCTCGTGGCGGCCGACCAGGCGCCCAAGGCGTATTACATGGTCGTCAGGTCGCTCTTCGTCCTCCCGGAGATCTTCAGCGTCGCCACCGTCCTCTACGCCGGCTCCGGCGAGCAGCCGCCTTCCGGCGACGCCCCGCTGGACGAGCGCTCCTCGCACAACAACTACAACCGTTCCATGGAGCAGGCCATGTCCATAAGGTATCTGTTCCAGGCCAGCCGTTCCAGGGAACCCCTAGTATATAATGCGTAAGAAATTAATAAAATTACCGGCCGGCCGGGCGCATATGTCACTCAGGATGAACTTGACCTCCGGCGCGGCACGGCCCAACCCGCAGGGCTCCTTCCACTACGGGGATATCAACGTCACCCGCACCCTGCTCCTCCGGAACGATGAGTCCGACATCGGCGGCCGGCGGAGGTGCACGGTGAACGGCGTGGCCTTCGCCAACGCGGGCACGCCACTGAAGCTGGCCGATTACTTCAGGATCGCCGGCGTCTTCAAGGTCGTCTCCGGCAGGCCGGAGACGAGGAACCCGTCCCTCGGCACCACGGTCATCGACGCCTCCTACCGGGACTACGTCCAGATCGTGTTCGAGAACAGGCTGCCGTCCATGCAGACCTGGCACCTCGACGGCCACAGCTTCTTCGTTGTCGGGTAGATCAAATCGGCTGCGCCGTGTGAGCTTCATCTTCACTTTTGTGCTAATCATAAACAAATTGATGTGGCTGTGAATTTGACAGGATGGCGTGGGGCAAATGGAGCCCGGACGCAAGGTCGACGTACAATCTGGTTGACGCCATGTACCGGTCTACCGTGCAGGTGTATCCCACGTCATGGACCGCTGTGCTGGTGTATTTGGATAACGAGGGCATGTGGAACCTGAGGTCTCAAGATGTGAAGAGGTACCTAGGCCAAGAGCTGTACCTGCGAGTGAGGCAGGGCGACTCCGAAGTGCCTGATCCCAGAGACGAGCTGCCCATGCCTTCCAATGCTCTCTTGTGTGGGAAAGCTACGAGGCtttcctttggtttgtaggatttttgtaggaattctataaaataggatttgcaaaggaaacattcctttgaagccctttggtttgtaggaatggattcctattcctacataggataggaatcaatccttcatgttttgaaggaaaaaaaacattagcctagactcaatggaaaaaatcctatcatatgcaccaaatgacatctctttctctataggaattgacatgcatgtcatctcacttcctatgattttcctattcctataaaattcttatcctatgaaccaaagaaggcttAAAAGTTGGTACAGCTACAAGCTAGGGCTAGGGCCAGGGCCAGCGTGACCCTCCAAGTGATTGTTTGGATGGCGAGGAGCATAAGTTGCAATCTCTTCTACTCCTTCctaaaaaatataagagcgttcagATCATATTACGGAGTGACTACTTATTTTAAAAACTTTTCTATTATCTAAAAAGAAACTTAGTTAATAGAAAATGGATAGGACTAGGGCACATTAGGTGtgccctagttattgcacatctaagcgATTCAATTaggcataaaaagaaaaaggaaaaaaatacccACACGAATCTTCGCGTAAAATCAGTGACACAAGACTTGGATATGCCTTAGCAGAACTGATTGAAAATCTCAGATCATCTTGCCTACTTGAAAAGAACTTGTTCACTgccaattttattttttatgactagcacatatgcccgtgcgttgcaacgggaaagaaAATTGATATGTATTTAAATTTACGGAACATTGGATGTGCAATCACAACATATCAACTCATTAAGTAGTTTTAACTGACACACTCAATTTCTCTAAGGGCACTCCCCATTATATTTGAACTTATAAtaatatatatgtattgaccctaaGTCTAGGTTGTGAATGTGAAGTCGATGAACCTACAACACGGCAAAGTTAAACATCGTTGGATTGCAATTATATATGAAGTTATATCATACTCCCATAGTCTCATAATATATTGTCTAACTCATGTTCACCCACAATCTTGCGTACAAAGTATCCAGAGTATTGGGAGTTAATTTCTTCTTTTCAAGAAATGTGAGTTAAATCCTTCCTGCTCATCCGTAACAAAACAATTGTGTGTTAGTCTCTCCATGGATAATCAAGACCCACTCCTCACCCTCTATCGATTAATGGAGTGGTTTATTGATTTTCCATACAACTTGCAAACGTATATAAACTGATGAAATTTAGTGTAAAAAATGAGAAGTGATTATTTAATTTGATAAGTAAACAAACCCTCTCATCTGGATTTAAAGGGCTCGAGGGCCAAAACTGTAGGACCAAGAGTAATGCATCTAAATGTGGCCAATGACGGCGTGAAGAAGCAGTTTCCGCATACAATGCACAAATTGGAGGGGAAAAACCATCGCATGCATTGATTGGTGCTCTACGACGATCCGCTGGAGGGACTAAATCAACCATTTTTCACGAACGACTCAAAAATAACAGACGTACTCATTGCATATGGCTTCATAATAATGGATGGAGGTAAGAGACAGAAGTACGAGCTAGCCCAATTTAGTCacggtttctttttctttttacaacAAATGTTCGGAAtcttaaaaaatgtttgcatttttcaAAATGTGTTTATTTCTAAAAAAAAGAATCATGTTTTTAAATTTTGTCCAGGCATTCGAAAATAGTTCAGTATTCCAAAATTTGTTCActccttttaaaaaaatgtttgaaaaCTCAAATAAGTTTAATTCTTGTCCTGTAATTTTTAGAGAAACAAAATCGAAGAACTATAGTCGCTAGGGACGTTGTTAACTCACTGGAGGTATATGATTGGTCCCAGTCAAGCACAACTTTTTGCTAGCTGTTTTTATATTTTGCCACTGCCGTTTTTTTATATCTAATGCGCTGCGCTGCAAACATTGCACCAAAGTTAGCCTGTCGTGCTGGCAAGGACTGCGGGTGTAGCAGTCCCTGGTAATATTTACCTAATAacaaagcaaattgggtttctttatTCTGCGGGATGACACAAGATGAGCGTGATTAGCGGGGACCTTGTCGGGGCGAGCCCGAGGCGATTGCCCAGAGGGAATGAATCCGTCGACCCGACAACTGATCCGCAAGAGATTGGAAGGAAAGATGTGAGAGTTGAGCGATCATGGAGTGCCCGTGCGGAGCCAGATCCACTGGGCTTGCGCGAGGATTGGATCCGGATGAGAGGTTCCGTGCGGCGTCTCGCTGCAAAAAGGAAGGAGACCATGCGGCATCGGCAGGAAAGCGGGGAAAATCGCTTAGTTTCCTTGGATCAGGGATTCGATAGGATCCGGTGCAAAGTTCATCAAATGAAAACGGATCTGCAATGTAAGTTTATGGTAGGAGATCGTTTCGGGGAGGAAAAGGGTCTAGGGGTTCCTCATTCTGCAGATCCGCCGGATAAAGGAGGAGGTTAGTTGCTAAGTAATGATGATACGGGAAGGCATATGATGGAAGTTAATCACGGATTGGCGGATCTGGTTGATCAGATACCATCTAAGATTTGGAGACCACAGGTTCTTAAGGAGGGGACCGAGGGACTGCGAAGCTCACCAGACccaatttgttcatccaccataaACAAACCAGAGCCCATGGCGGACAAACCACATCGTGAGGGCAAGGAATCAATGGAGCAGTCCGGCAAGCTGGAGGTGATCGGCAAGGGCAAGCTGGGATCCAAGCCACTGCTGCGCGGTGGATCCTCACGGGGGAGTGGTGACCCGTACCGCACCCCTGTGGGGCAGGGAGGAGCGGCGCCGCAAGGCTCCATGACGGCGGGCAGAGGCGCTGTCATGCCTGCTTTCCCTGTTGCCCTGGAGAAGAAGGTGCCAAAGGTGGTGCACCTGAACCTAACCAAGGAGAGGGCGGCCATGCGAACAAGATGGATAGCTGTCGGGCTCTTCTTCTCGGTGCAGCTGTTCAGCATTGGAGGACTATTCAAGGAGCTCAAGAGCAAGTGGGGTCTGAGGGGGCGACTCATCCATTCGCCCCTGAAGAACAACCGCTTTCTCCTCGAGTTCGAGCACGAGGGCGACCTCAGGTTCATCCTCAGGAATGGTCCATGGACACACCatggagacgccttcttggtgtcCGCAGTGGACGGGAGCGCCAGGCCAAGCGATGTGGAGATCACGCACATGCCGATTTGGGTTCGTATCTATGATGCACCCGCGATCATGCTCTCTGAACCTGTGGCGCGTGAGATCGGCAGAAGGCTCGGTGAAGTGCTCGAGGTGCACACGGACAGAGAAGGTAATATATGGGTCGACTATCTCAGAATCCGCATTAACCATTATGTAGATGAGCCCCTCTGTAGCACCTTAGAGTCTCATGATTTTGCTGAAAATGAAGTTTTCTTCCTAGAGGTCAAATATGAGAGAGTCCCTCGTTTCTGTAGCTACTGTGGTTTCCTCGGTCATAGCCAGCGCGATTGTAAACTACCCATAGACCTCCAAAAGATGAGGTTCTCGGCGGCATTGCGCGCTTCTCCTTTCAAGC is from Triticum aestivum cultivar Chinese Spring chromosome 3A, IWGSC CS RefSeq v2.1, whole genome shotgun sequence and encodes:
- the LOC123058231 gene encoding monocopper oxidase-like protein SKS1 produces the protein MDRGRLVAVLLASILHSAVVAAEDRHVFLNWEVSYSVRSPLGVSKRVIAINGRLPGPLLNLTTNDVAHVNVVNTLDEPFLLTWNGLHMRRNSWNDGVAGTNCAIQPGANWTYVFQAKDEIGSFFYRPSLGLHAAAGGHGPIRVNNRPVIDVPFPHPDGEFDVLIGDWYNMDAKEMKERLDRGRELPPPNGILVNGLGPYEAEVTFKVGRTYRLRVSNVGARTSLNFRLQGHKLLLVEVEGTYTLQKHYASLDVHPGQSVSVLVAADQAPKAYYMVVRSLFVLPEIFSVATVLYAGSGEQPPSGDAPLDERSSHNNYNRSMEQAMSIRMNLTSGAARPNPQGSFHYGDINVTRTLLLRNDESDIGGRRRCTVNGVAFANAGTPLKLADYFRIAGVFKVVSGRPETRNPSLGTTVIDASYRDYVQIVFENRLPSMQTWHLDGHSFFVVGMAWGKWSPDARSTYNLVDAMYRSTVQVYPTSWTAVLVYLDNEGMWNLRSQDVKRYLGQELYLRVRQGDSEVPDPRDELPMPSNALLCGKATRLSFGL